Genomic DNA from Paenibacillus borealis:
GACGCAAACGCAAATATTACCGGCTGCTGGATGAAGGCAAGGAGAAGCTGCAGGAGAAGAGAGCGGAATGGAAGCTGTTCAAAGGCGCGGTGGATTCGGTACTGGGGGAGAGCGGTGCATGATGGAGCAGAGCAAGATGAATCTGGACAAATATTTGGACAAGGTGTGTGCCGAGGTCAGAGCCAAAGGAATGCATAGCGAAATCCGGGAGGAGCTTAGCGGGCATTTCCAGGACTTGATGCTGGAGCGGCAGCAGCTTGGTGCAACAGAAGACGAAGCGCAGCAATATGCTGTCGCACAAATGGGAGACCCGCAGGTGATCGGCAGAGATCTGCATAAAATCCATAAACCGCGGATTCCCTGGGGGTTGCTTACAGGTGTAATGTTGTTGTCAGGCGTCAGTCTGCTGGGGATGGGGTCTATAGAAGCCGGAACCTCCTTCAACCCGGCCCTATCTGATCTGATGATGCGCCAGACGGTGTATATCATCCTTGGGATCGCAGTTATGACAGGAATGTACTTCGTCAATTTTAAGCTGCTGCAGAGAGCATCAGGATTCATCTATGCTGCAGCATTGATGGCGATCGTTGCCAGCCTATTGCTGGGTCCTGAATTAATTAATGGGAATAGACGCTATGTAGGTTTTATGGGCTTTTATATTGATCTGGTTGGATACAGTCCTTATATATTTGTTGTCGCTCTGGCAGGAATATGGACCAGCCGCAGCTTTGTGCTGAAATGGAGCGGACGGACCAGAGAATTAGCGGAGTTAGCATTACTGCTGCTGCCTGCGGTGATCTATGCGGCGATCCGGTCTTTACCGGAGCTGGTGGTTTATTTGGCAGTATCACTGACACTATATGTATGGATAACACGCCGCTGGGTCACAGCCGGATTAATGGTGATAACCTCCTTATCGGGCGGAGCCATCTATGTTTGGAATAATATGAACTTGCGTGACAGGATCATTGGAGCGCTGGATCATAATTATATGGCTAATGGCCCGGGTTACCTCAATGGTGTCATTTACGAGGCCATTACATCCGCAGGCTGGAGAGGATTTGGGTTCGGTGGAGCGGGGGATGGAATGCCGTATGCGTATTCAGATCTTTTCCCTGTATTTCTGGTTCAATGCTTCGGCTGGGCCGGGGGCTTGCTGTTCATCGCGGCAGTGGGCTGGTTCGTTCTCAAAATGATTTCTTATACCCGCGCTGTACGCGATACCTACGGGCGGATGCTTATCCTTGCTCTGGCCCTTATGCTAGCCATCCGCTTGGCTTATGGTCTATCGATCCTCAGCGGAAGAATGCTAATCACTGCTATCCCGTTCCCTTTCCTCAGCTACGGACAGCATGTCTTCATTGAATTCGCCGCTGTCGGGCTGCTGATGGGGGTCTACCGGCGGAAGGATATGCTCCCTGCGGCACAAGTCTCTTCTTAACTATGGACGCCCTCTGCTGCTGCACGTATACTGGTAGGGTGAAAATACGGGATGAGCAGGAGAGGGGTTAGCTTTGATGAAGCTGCGAATTACAGGCAGAAGGTTGGGATTGGTCTTATGTGCGCTTATTGTAGGCGGTGCTGCGCTTCTAACGGCAACGGCAACAACAGCCATAGCGGCGGCTCCTAAGATACAGAATACAGCCGCAGCCCCGGCGCAGAGCAA
This window encodes:
- a CDS encoding FtsW/RodA/SpoVE family cell cycle protein; its protein translation is MMEQSKMNLDKYLDKVCAEVRAKGMHSEIREELSGHFQDLMLERQQLGATEDEAQQYAVAQMGDPQVIGRDLHKIHKPRIPWGLLTGVMLLSGVSLLGMGSIEAGTSFNPALSDLMMRQTVYIILGIAVMTGMYFVNFKLLQRASGFIYAAALMAIVASLLLGPELINGNRRYVGFMGFYIDLVGYSPYIFVVALAGIWTSRSFVLKWSGRTRELAELALLLLPAVIYAAIRSLPELVVYLAVSLTLYVWITRRWVTAGLMVITSLSGGAIYVWNNMNLRDRIIGALDHNYMANGPGYLNGVIYEAITSAGWRGFGFGGAGDGMPYAYSDLFPVFLVQCFGWAGGLLFIAAVGWFVLKMISYTRAVRDTYGRMLILALALMLAIRLAYGLSILSGRMLITAIPFPFLSYGQHVFIEFAAVGLLMGVYRRKDMLPAAQVSS